In the genome of Bacteroidales bacterium, the window TTCATATTTAGAAATGTTATCTTGTAAAGCTCTTAATAGCCTTTTAGCATGATTAGGAGTCATAATTATTCTAGACTTTACTTTAGCTTTTGGCATGCCAGGCATTATACTTACAAAATCAATAACAAATTCAGAATTTGAATGAGATATAACAGCTAAATTTGAATAGTTACCATCAGCAACATCAGCATTAAGCTCTATATTCAATGCGTTTTCTTTATCTTTTTTATCTTCCATATTAATATTTTTCTAAAATTTCTTCTTCTTCTTTTGAAGCCATTAAAGATTCGTATTCATCTAATGAGCCGACAATTAAGTCGTCATATTCGCGGAGTCCTGTTCCTGCTGGTATTAGATGCCCAACGATTACATTTTCTTTCATTCCTTTTAGGAAATCTTGTTTTGCATTAATAGCAGCTTCGGTTAAAACCTTTGTAGT includes:
- a CDS encoding DUF3467 domain-containing protein, with the translated sequence MEDKKDKENALNIELNADVADGNYSNLAVISHSNSEFVIDFVSIMPGMPKAKVKSRIIMTPNHAKRLLRALQDNISKYEKNFGEIKEHEQIQPYKMFSPAGEA